One part of the Mycolicibacterium aromaticivorans JS19b1 = JCM 16368 genome encodes these proteins:
- a CDS encoding arabinosyltransferase domain-containing protein, translating to MTQTLVANARDAAGDVRVTRWVAAVAGLVGFVLSVLTPLLPVEQTTATLNWPQAGQLANVTAPLISQAPVSVTATVPCDVIRSMPPAGGLVLGLAPQKGKEAALNSLFVNVNAQRVDITDRNVVVASVPRARAVSAQCQRIEITSTTDGTFATFVGLSDPSTGKELRSGFADPNLRPAIVGVFTDLVGPAPPGLTVSATIDTRFSTTPTVLKLTAMLLAMTATVIALVALWRLDRLDGRRMHSWIPQRWRTFTAVDVTVVAGFLIWHVIGANSSDDGYILQMARVADHAGYMSNYFRWFGSPEDPFGWFYNVLALMTHVSDASIWMRLPDLICALVCWLLLSREVLPRLGPAVIASRPALWAAGLVLMAAWMPFNNGLRPEGQIATGALITYVLIERAVISGRLTPAALAIVSAAFTLGIQPTGLIAVAALIAGGRPIVRILVRRRAVVGTWPLVLPLLAAGTIILTVVFADQTFATVLEATRIRTDIGPSQAWYTENLRYYYLILPTVDGSLSRRFGFLMTALSLFVSMFIMLRRKRVPGVARGPAWRLMGVIFATMFFLMFTPTKWVHHFGLFAAVGAAMAALATVLASPAVLRWSRNRMTVVTAVFFLLALCFATTNGWWYVSSYGVPFNNAMPKIAGITVSTIFFALFAVSAIYATWLHFNTRDHGEGRIARAVTTAPIPVAAGFMVLVFIASMAAGVVRQYPTYSNAWANLRSFSGGCGLADDVLVEPDANTGFLTPLPGDYGPLGPLGGTSPVGFTPSGVPEHIVAESIRMTNPQPGTDYDWDQPIKLDTPGVNGSTVPLPYGLDPARVPLAGSYLVGPQQDATLTSAWYQLPPNDNGHPLVVVTAAGTIAGVSVLNGFTDGQTVELEYGKPGPGGTPVPAGRVSPYDLGPAPSWRNLRYPRSAIPADATTVRIVAQDRSLSQGDWLAITPPRVPDLRSVQEFVGSTQPVLMDWAVGLAFPCQRPMLHANGVTEVPKFRITPDYTAKKQDTDTWEDGRNGGLLGITDLLLRAHVMSTYLSHDWGRDWGSLRQFETIVPAEPAQIDLGTATRSGLWKSGPIRIKP from the coding sequence ATGACACAGACTCTCGTAGCCAACGCTCGCGACGCCGCCGGCGATGTCCGGGTCACCCGCTGGGTGGCCGCGGTCGCCGGACTGGTGGGCTTCGTGCTGTCGGTGCTGACTCCGCTGCTGCCGGTGGAACAGACCACCGCAACGCTGAATTGGCCGCAAGCCGGTCAGCTGGCCAACGTCACCGCCCCACTGATCTCGCAGGCACCGGTGTCGGTGACGGCGACGGTCCCCTGCGACGTGATCCGGTCCATGCCGCCCGCCGGCGGCTTGGTGCTGGGACTCGCGCCGCAGAAAGGCAAAGAGGCGGCGCTCAATTCGCTGTTCGTCAACGTCAATGCCCAGCGCGTAGACATCACCGACCGCAACGTGGTGGTCGCGAGCGTGCCGCGCGCGCGGGCGGTATCCGCGCAGTGTCAGCGCATCGAGATCACCTCGACCACGGACGGAACGTTCGCGACATTTGTGGGGCTTTCCGATCCATCGACGGGCAAGGAATTGCGCAGCGGCTTTGCCGATCCCAACCTGCGGCCCGCGATCGTCGGGGTCTTCACCGATCTGGTCGGTCCGGCGCCGCCGGGGCTGACCGTCTCGGCGACGATCGACACCCGGTTCTCCACCACGCCAACGGTGTTGAAGCTCACCGCGATGCTGCTGGCGATGACCGCCACCGTGATCGCGCTGGTGGCCCTGTGGCGGCTGGACCGCCTCGACGGGCGCCGCATGCACTCCTGGATTCCGCAGCGCTGGCGCACCTTCACCGCGGTCGACGTGACCGTGGTCGCGGGATTCTTGATCTGGCACGTAATCGGAGCCAACTCCTCCGACGACGGCTACATCCTGCAGATGGCGCGCGTCGCCGACCACGCCGGTTACATGTCGAACTACTTCCGCTGGTTTGGCAGTCCCGAGGATCCATTCGGCTGGTTCTACAACGTGTTGGCACTGATGACCCACGTCAGCGATGCCAGCATCTGGATGCGGTTGCCGGACTTGATCTGTGCGCTGGTCTGCTGGCTGCTGCTGTCCCGCGAAGTGCTCCCCCGGCTGGGCCCCGCCGTGATCGCCAGCCGACCCGCACTGTGGGCCGCGGGCCTGGTGTTGATGGCGGCGTGGATGCCGTTCAACAACGGCCTGCGCCCCGAGGGCCAGATCGCGACCGGCGCGCTGATCACCTATGTGCTCATCGAACGCGCGGTGATCTCCGGTCGACTGACCCCGGCGGCGCTGGCCATCGTCAGCGCGGCGTTCACCCTCGGCATTCAGCCCACCGGCCTGATCGCCGTCGCCGCGCTGATCGCCGGTGGCCGGCCGATTGTGCGAATCCTGGTGCGCAGGCGCGCGGTGGTGGGCACCTGGCCGCTGGTGCTGCCGCTGCTGGCCGCAGGAACCATCATCCTGACCGTCGTCTTCGCCGACCAGACATTCGCAACGGTGTTGGAAGCCACCAGAATTCGCACCGACATCGGACCCAGCCAGGCCTGGTACACCGAGAATCTGCGTTACTACTACCTGATCCTGCCGACCGTGGACGGCTCGCTGTCACGGCGGTTCGGCTTCCTGATGACCGCGCTGTCGCTGTTCGTGTCGATGTTCATCATGTTGCGCCGCAAGCGTGTTCCCGGGGTGGCCCGCGGCCCGGCGTGGCGGCTGATGGGCGTCATCTTCGCGACGATGTTCTTCCTGATGTTCACCCCCACCAAGTGGGTGCATCACTTCGGGCTGTTCGCCGCAGTCGGTGCGGCCATGGCGGCGCTGGCCACCGTGCTGGCCTCACCGGCGGTGTTGCGATGGTCGCGCAACCGGATGACAGTCGTCACCGCGGTGTTCTTCCTGCTGGCGCTGTGCTTCGCCACCACCAACGGCTGGTGGTATGTGTCGAGCTACGGTGTGCCGTTCAACAACGCCATGCCGAAGATCGCCGGGATCACAGTCAGCACAATATTTTTCGCACTGTTCGCCGTGTCGGCGATCTACGCGACGTGGCTGCACTTCAACACCCGCGACCACGGCGAGGGCCGCATCGCCCGGGCCGTGACCACCGCGCCGATCCCGGTCGCCGCCGGATTCATGGTGCTGGTGTTCATCGCCTCGATGGCCGCAGGCGTGGTGCGCCAGTACCCCACCTACTCCAACGCCTGGGCCAACCTGCGATCGTTCTCCGGCGGTTGCGGGCTGGCCGACGACGTCTTGGTGGAGCCGGACGCCAACACCGGATTCCTGACCCCCCTGCCCGGTGATTACGGACCGCTCGGCCCCCTGGGCGGCACCAGCCCGGTCGGCTTCACACCCAGCGGCGTACCGGAACACATTGTGGCCGAGTCAATCCGGATGACCAATCCGCAGCCCGGCACGGATTACGACTGGGACCAGCCGATCAAGCTGGACACCCCGGGCGTCAACGGCTCGACCGTGCCGCTGCCCTACGGCCTCGACCCGGCGCGGGTTCCGCTGGCAGGTAGCTATCTCGTCGGCCCGCAGCAGGACGCCACGTTGACCTCCGCGTGGTATCAGTTGCCGCCCAACGACAATGGCCACCCACTGGTCGTCGTCACCGCCGCAGGTACCATCGCGGGAGTCAGCGTTCTCAACGGCTTCACCGACGGACAGACCGTCGAGTTGGAGTACGGCAAGCCCGGGCCGGGCGGCACCCCGGTGCCCGCCGGCCGGGTCAGCCCCTACGATCTCGGCCCGGCGCCGTCGTGGCGCAACCTGCGCTACCCGCGCTCGGCAATCCCGGCCGACGCGACCACCGTGCGCATCGTTGCGCAGGACCGCTCGCTGTCACAGGGCGACTGGCTGGCCATCACACCGCCACGGGTACCCGACCTGCGGTCGGTACAGGAGTTCGTCGGGTCCACGCAGCCGGTGTTGATGGACTGGGCGGTGGGCCTGGCCTTCCCGTGCCAGCGGCCGATGCTGCACGCGAACGGCGTCACCGAGGTGCCGAAGTTCCGGATCACCCCGGACTACACGGCCAAGAAGCAAGACACCGACACCTGGGAGGACGGCCGTAACGGCGGCCTGCTCGGCATCACCGACCTCCTGCTGCGCGCACACGTCATGTCGACCTACCTGTCGCATGACTGGGGCCGCGACTGGGGCTCGTTGCGCCAGTTCGAGACGATCGTTCCCGCCGAGCCCGCGCAGATCGACCTGGGCACGGCAACGCGCAGCGGCCTGTGGAAGTCGGGACCGATCAGGATCAAGCCGTAA
- a CDS encoding APC family permease produces the protein MAEDAAIVDPLMHGLRSKGLKKGSVSLVGAVAIGLAATAPAYSLTGALGRGAQEVGYQLPIVFIIAVIPMYFVALAYKHLTDAAPDAGTVFTWGSKAIAPHIGWMGGFALVLSSILAGVGAAGILTNAAAVLVGMDSSPVWFDITVATVFILLTTWLVARGAEESSRTTLILTIIQYGGLLVFAVIMIIPVFRGGQSATAESFSWEWFNPFAIHDFSGLLGGFLVAIFIFWGFDASLAMSEETSGTSADAGRSGVTAILITVATYVIFSVAALAFAGIDPNSDTSLTHEGNVDNVFTTLATQSIGERGAMLAALVVGVSAFSATMSTVMPTARGLLSMATYKALPDRFASVSEASSTPKYATWVIGLTSLAIYCMLDVVSDSVVSDSVYSVGIAIMTYYSVVAISSVVYFWRTAFRSWRTAMGQVILPGIGALILIPVGVVDAYLMADPSTGSGSSILDVGTAFVVGVLSLAFGVVLMILWNLKAPAFFRGKTLPTERT, from the coding sequence ATGGCCGAAGACGCAGCAATCGTCGATCCGCTGATGCACGGCCTGCGCTCCAAGGGCCTCAAGAAGGGGTCGGTCTCCCTGGTAGGAGCGGTCGCCATCGGTCTGGCCGCCACCGCCCCGGCCTACTCGCTGACCGGTGCGCTCGGGCGCGGCGCGCAGGAAGTGGGCTATCAGCTACCGATCGTCTTCATCATCGCCGTCATCCCGATGTACTTCGTCGCACTGGCCTACAAGCACCTCACCGACGCCGCCCCGGATGCCGGGACCGTGTTCACCTGGGGCTCCAAGGCGATCGCGCCGCACATCGGCTGGATGGGTGGCTTCGCGCTGGTGCTGTCGTCCATCCTGGCCGGTGTCGGCGCCGCCGGGATCCTGACCAACGCCGCCGCTGTGTTGGTGGGCATGGACTCGTCCCCGGTGTGGTTCGACATCACCGTCGCCACGGTGTTCATCCTGCTGACCACGTGGCTGGTCGCCCGCGGCGCTGAGGAATCCTCCCGCACCACCCTGATCCTGACGATCATTCAGTACGGCGGGCTGCTGGTGTTCGCGGTCATCATGATCATCCCGGTATTCCGCGGCGGGCAGAGCGCAACCGCCGAGTCGTTCTCGTGGGAGTGGTTCAACCCGTTCGCAATTCACGACTTCAGTGGTCTACTGGGTGGCTTCCTGGTGGCCATCTTCATCTTCTGGGGCTTCGACGCCTCGCTGGCCATGTCCGAAGAAACGTCCGGAACGTCGGCCGACGCCGGTCGCAGCGGCGTCACCGCGATTCTGATCACGGTCGCCACCTACGTGATCTTCTCCGTCGCGGCATTGGCCTTCGCCGGTATCGACCCGAACAGTGACACGAGCCTGACTCACGAGGGCAACGTCGACAACGTCTTCACCACGCTGGCCACCCAGTCGATCGGCGAACGCGGCGCGATGCTGGCGGCGCTGGTAGTCGGGGTGTCCGCATTCTCGGCGACAATGTCCACCGTCATGCCGACGGCCCGCGGGCTGTTGTCGATGGCGACCTACAAGGCGTTGCCGGACCGGTTCGCCTCGGTGAGCGAAGCGAGTTCGACGCCCAAGTACGCGACCTGGGTGATCGGCCTGACCAGTCTGGCGATCTACTGCATGCTGGATGTGGTCAGCGACAGTGTGGTGTCGGATTCGGTCTACAGCGTGGGCATCGCGATCATGACGTACTACTCCGTGGTGGCGATCTCCTCAGTTGTGTACTTCTGGCGCACCGCTTTTCGATCGTGGCGCACTGCGATGGGTCAGGTGATCCTGCCCGGCATCGGTGCACTGATCCTGATCCCGGTGGGCGTCGTCGACGCGTATCTGATGGCCGACCCGAGCACCGGTTCCGGCAGCTCCATCCTCGACGTCGGCACCGCGTTCGTCGTCGGCGTGCTCAGCCTGGCGTTCGGTGTCGTACTGATGATCCTGTGGAACCTCAAGGCCCCGGCCTTCTTCCGCGGCAAGACGCTACCGACAGAGCGGACTTAG
- a CDS encoding serine/threonine-protein kinase, protein MPLADGQVVAGYTILRTLGAGGMGEVYLVQHPRLPRHDALKVLGSAVSSDDEYRKRFNLEADMVATLSNRHIVTIYDRGDFDDKLWIAMEYIDGTDASRLLAERYPYGMPPAEVVRIITGVAEALDYAHSRGLLHRDVKPANILLGLPGTGDERVMLADFGIARWMGQSSDLTGTNMTVGTVAYAAPEQLKGELIDGHADQYALAATAYHLLTGMPPFQHTNPAIVISQHLSSDPPAIGAKRPELACLSQVFAKALAKDAGKRYTRCIDFARALQQGIGTAERQTGATDVTSSAPASGASAKAGAGRHAKPESGSSRRRLLIPAILGAVVIIAGATAGVSLLFGRRGVDTAAAHTPAPPPAVSSRMDLPVVVIGANCAVLGAAAVGENGAPAYCAHATAGTGPIVWSLQPEKPATGGSN, encoded by the coding sequence ATGCCGTTAGCTGACGGCCAGGTTGTTGCTGGTTACACCATCCTGCGGACACTGGGGGCCGGAGGCATGGGTGAGGTTTACCTCGTCCAGCACCCCCGGCTGCCCCGGCACGACGCGCTCAAGGTGCTCGGTTCCGCGGTCAGCTCCGATGACGAGTACCGCAAGCGGTTCAACCTCGAGGCCGACATGGTGGCCACGCTGTCGAACCGGCACATCGTCACGATCTACGACCGCGGCGACTTCGACGACAAGCTGTGGATCGCGATGGAGTACATCGACGGCACCGATGCCTCCCGTCTGCTCGCCGAGCGCTATCCGTACGGGATGCCGCCCGCCGAGGTCGTGCGGATCATCACCGGGGTTGCCGAAGCACTCGATTATGCGCACAGCCGCGGACTGCTCCACCGCGACGTGAAACCCGCCAACATTCTGCTGGGTCTCCCCGGCACCGGTGACGAGCGAGTCATGCTCGCGGACTTCGGAATTGCCCGCTGGATGGGTCAGTCGAGTGATCTCACCGGAACCAACATGACCGTCGGAACCGTCGCGTACGCCGCCCCTGAGCAGCTCAAGGGCGAGCTGATCGACGGTCACGCCGATCAATATGCGCTGGCGGCGACGGCTTATCACCTGCTGACCGGCATGCCGCCGTTCCAGCACACCAATCCGGCGATCGTGATCAGTCAGCATCTGAGCTCCGATCCGCCCGCCATCGGCGCCAAGCGGCCCGAACTGGCCTGCCTGAGCCAGGTTTTCGCCAAGGCGCTGGCCAAGGATGCCGGTAAGCGTTACACCCGTTGCATCGACTTCGCGCGGGCGCTGCAGCAAGGTATCGGTACCGCGGAACGTCAGACCGGCGCGACCGACGTGACGAGTTCCGCGCCGGCATCCGGTGCGTCGGCGAAGGCCGGTGCGGGTCGCCACGCCAAGCCGGAGTCCGGTTCCTCGCGCCGCCGGCTGCTGATCCCGGCGATCTTGGGTGCGGTGGTGATCATCGCCGGTGCGACCGCGGGGGTTTCATTACTGTTCGGCCGGCGCGGTGTGGACACCGCTGCCGCGCACACGCCGGCGCCACCGCCTGCTGTGTCGAGCCGGATGGATCTGCCCGTCGTGGTGATCGGCGCGAACTGTGCTGTGCTGGGTGCGGCCGCGGTCGGTGAGAACGGCGCGCCGGCCTACTGCGCGCACGCGACCGCGGGCACCGGTCCGATCGTGTGGTCGCTGCAGCCCGAGAAGCCGGCGACCGGCGGGTCGAACTAG
- a CDS encoding RDD family protein, translating to MTNAGIVSRGLAALVDMAVVLVTMGALYLGLALTMLMVNPATFRFPAPNLVFSTTVTLGVSVLYLTGGWTLSGRTLGMVIVGVRVVDRRGKPMRVAVAALRAVACVLFPVGLLWVAVDRQRRSAQDVVLGSRVEYDRRAPGAPVR from the coding sequence GTGACCAACGCGGGCATCGTTTCCCGAGGGTTGGCGGCTCTCGTCGACATGGCGGTCGTTCTCGTCACGATGGGTGCCCTCTATCTCGGTTTGGCGTTGACGATGTTGATGGTCAACCCGGCCACTTTCCGGTTCCCGGCCCCCAACCTGGTCTTCTCGACCACAGTGACTCTCGGCGTGTCGGTGCTGTACCTGACCGGGGGCTGGACGCTGTCGGGACGGACATTGGGGATGGTCATAGTGGGAGTTCGGGTGGTGGACCGGCGCGGGAAGCCCATGCGCGTTGCTGTCGCGGCGCTGCGAGCGGTGGCCTGCGTGTTGTTCCCGGTCGGGTTGCTGTGGGTTGCTGTCGACCGCCAGCGACGGTCGGCGCAGGACGTCGTGCTGGGCAGTCGGGTCGAGTACGACCGGCGTGCCCCAGGCGCTCCCGTTCGGTAA
- a CDS encoding SCO6745 family protein, giving the protein MSDIDVESIRTAGAAIGEAISVFMLNPDTFAKSLAAGYPDPFAAYFAGRGGVLGDATGTTVTAVFAVFEPNLARSCWENGVAVHPASESCRLYWDQLAEFGRTYLAGTEGLDRIAELGEKVIGNAPEPGLPLYAGWRAMPLADDAPARALQVMMVLRELRAAVHFNALTISGLSPVEAHILNHGTDYAAFMGWQPPFDDAAGKKDAYDQVEDHTNRRMAQIYQSALSAAEADELARLSVAALAALKASAPAPVGA; this is encoded by the coding sequence ATGAGCGATATCGACGTCGAATCGATCCGGACCGCCGGCGCGGCCATCGGCGAGGCCATCAGCGTGTTCATGCTCAACCCGGACACCTTCGCGAAGAGCCTCGCGGCGGGCTATCCGGACCCGTTCGCCGCGTACTTCGCCGGCCGCGGTGGCGTCCTCGGCGACGCCACCGGCACCACGGTCACCGCGGTGTTCGCCGTCTTCGAACCCAACCTCGCGCGGTCGTGTTGGGAGAACGGCGTCGCGGTGCACCCCGCGTCGGAGAGTTGCCGGCTCTACTGGGATCAGCTCGCCGAGTTCGGCAGGACATACCTGGCCGGGACCGAAGGGCTGGACCGCATCGCCGAGTTGGGTGAGAAGGTCATCGGGAACGCCCCAGAGCCCGGTCTGCCGCTATATGCGGGCTGGCGGGCCATGCCGCTGGCCGACGACGCCCCCGCACGCGCCCTGCAGGTGATGATGGTGCTGCGGGAGCTGCGAGCCGCGGTTCATTTCAACGCCCTGACGATCTCCGGGCTGAGCCCCGTCGAGGCGCACATCCTCAATCACGGCACGGACTATGCGGCGTTCATGGGGTGGCAGCCGCCGTTCGACGACGCGGCGGGCAAGAAGGACGCGTACGACCAGGTCGAAGACCACACCAACCGGCGGATGGCGCAGATCTACCAATCCGCGTTGTCGGCGGCCGAGGCCGACGAGCTGGCCCGGTTGAGTGTGGCCGCACTGGCGGCGTTGAAGGCCAGCGCGCCGGCCCCGGTCGGCGCCTGA
- a CDS encoding ArnT family glycosyltransferase — protein MGFMTATLALPARPGADAEPRRFTLSTTAWRRIALGALLVATAITYLWNITINGMGNGFYAGAAQAGSKNWEALLFGSVDPNNFITVDKPPVSQWVMGLSGQIFGFSSASMLVPEALMAVGAVALLYGAVRRIAGTGAGLLAGAAFALTPVVALMFRYNNPDAVMVLLMMFGAYCTVRALERASVKWIMLAGAALGFAFLAKMLEGLMVAPAIGLVYLLVAPTSMRGRLLHVAAAAAACMVSAGWFVALTLLWPASSRPYLAGSTDNNFMNLVIGYNGLARILGRNHAAPQTHAGAPAAVDFGQHGGFGGFGRQNPGLTRLFTGEFGFEMGWLLPAALLGLVFVLAVRARAPRTDLVRGGAVLFGGWLLVDGLVLSYMKGMVHPYYCLSVVPAVAALVAIGGREMWLLRDRLFGRLALAATILVTGAWSWWLLGRNADWLPALRWVILAVTVVAVAVLLVGLAADRRRVAAIALGVGVLAAAAGSGAYAFATIGQSHNGGGAQVGPAQADRGHGRPGGDDGDNVALDNLLKATDTKWSAAVNGSSAAAGYELATNTAVMAIGGFGGSDPVPSLTQFRADVAAHQIGYYIAPGNHGGPGRGNQHADITAWVAANFTPKTVGSDTVYDLTSVHSGE, from the coding sequence ATGGGCTTTATGACCGCAACTCTCGCGCTGCCCGCGCGGCCCGGTGCCGACGCCGAGCCCCGTCGATTCACGCTGTCGACCACCGCCTGGCGCCGAATCGCCCTCGGTGCACTCCTGGTCGCCACTGCCATCACCTACCTGTGGAACATCACCATCAACGGGATGGGCAATGGGTTCTATGCCGGCGCGGCCCAGGCTGGTTCGAAGAACTGGGAAGCGCTGCTGTTCGGCTCGGTGGATCCGAACAACTTCATCACCGTGGACAAGCCGCCGGTCTCGCAATGGGTGATGGGTCTGTCCGGCCAGATCTTCGGATTCAGCAGCGCGAGCATGCTGGTGCCGGAAGCACTGATGGCAGTCGGCGCGGTCGCACTCCTGTACGGCGCGGTCCGCCGGATCGCAGGCACTGGCGCCGGTCTGCTCGCCGGGGCGGCTTTCGCGCTGACACCGGTGGTGGCGTTGATGTTCCGCTACAACAATCCCGACGCGGTGATGGTGCTGCTCATGATGTTCGGTGCCTACTGCACTGTCCGTGCGCTCGAACGTGCCAGCGTCAAGTGGATCATGTTGGCGGGCGCCGCTTTGGGTTTCGCATTCCTGGCCAAGATGCTCGAAGGGTTGATGGTCGCGCCGGCGATCGGTCTGGTCTACCTGCTGGTGGCGCCGACGTCGATGCGGGGCCGGCTGCTGCACGTAGCTGCCGCGGCCGCCGCCTGCATGGTGTCGGCCGGCTGGTTCGTCGCGCTGACGCTGCTGTGGCCGGCGTCGTCGCGGCCGTATCTGGCCGGATCCACCGACAACAACTTCATGAACCTGGTGATCGGTTACAACGGTCTGGCGCGGATCCTCGGGCGCAACCACGCAGCCCCGCAAACACATGCCGGCGCTCCGGCCGCGGTCGACTTCGGCCAGCACGGCGGGTTCGGCGGCTTCGGCCGGCAAAACCCCGGGCTCACAAGGCTGTTCACCGGTGAGTTCGGCTTCGAGATGGGTTGGCTGCTGCCGGCGGCACTTCTCGGCCTGGTGTTCGTGCTCGCGGTGCGCGCTCGTGCGCCGCGCACCGATCTGGTGCGGGGCGGAGCCGTGTTGTTCGGCGGCTGGTTGCTGGTCGACGGGCTGGTCCTCTCGTACATGAAGGGCATGGTCCACCCGTACTACTGCCTGTCGGTGGTACCCGCGGTGGCCGCGTTGGTCGCCATCGGTGGCCGGGAGATGTGGTTGCTGCGTGACCGGCTGTTCGGTCGATTGGCCTTGGCGGCAACGATTCTGGTGACGGGCGCCTGGAGTTGGTGGCTGTTGGGCCGCAACGCTGACTGGCTGCCGGCCTTGCGATGGGTGATTCTGGCGGTGACGGTCGTAGCGGTCGCTGTGCTGCTGGTCGGTCTCGCCGCCGACCGCCGCCGGGTGGCCGCGATCGCATTGGGTGTCGGCGTTCTCGCCGCCGCGGCCGGGTCGGGCGCGTATGCGTTCGCCACCATCGGCCAGTCGCATAACGGCGGCGGGGCGCAGGTCGGCCCCGCGCAGGCCGACCGGGGTCATGGCCGACCTGGTGGGGACGACGGCGACAACGTCGCGCTCGACAACCTCCTGAAGGCGACCGACACGAAGTGGTCGGCGGCGGTGAACGGCTCCTCGGCGGCCGCCGGTTACGAGCTGGCCACCAACACCGCGGTGATGGCGATCGGTGGATTCGGTGGCAGCGATCCGGTTCCGTCGCTGACCCAGTTCCGGGCCGACGTCGCCGCTCACCAGATCGGGTACTACATCGCCCCCGGCAACCACGGCGGCCCTGGCCGCGGTAACCAGCACGCCGACATCACCGCGTGGGTGGCGGCCAACTTCACGCCCAAGACGGTGGGATCCGACACGGTGTACGACCTCACCTCCGTACACTCCGGCGAATGA
- a CDS encoding alpha/beta hydrolase, whose translation MPPNGPTPPPPAPTPTLMPRLPDPDFSKFGHGISLLGGWLPTTIEVVTIVVVIAAVGWRSKRWRLLWVPVSVGIGALVAVTAWAWMDSEGLASNPAPLRLWLWTGASAAMLLAAAIGWTAASWRRRVLSLVAIPLTLLCSLLVLNQWVGYYPTVERAWGDLTSGPLPDQIDAGELAGLRDTRPATGKVLVIDTPDTVSGFRHRHEYVYLPPAWFAGSVPPSLPAVMMIGGEFGNASNWIRTGNAVSAIDDFARAHGGAAPIFVFADSSGSFNNDTECVNGPRGNAADHLVDEVRPDVVSQFAASTEAAEWGVVGWSAGGTCAMNLAVMHPELFTSFVDIGGDRGPNSGTKEQTIERLYAGDAAKWDAFDTRTVMSRHGPYTGVAGMFVDSQEPPDDKSENLPERQVERLAPVGFGGHGDEDQFREKGALPDLCVAAQAVNIGCTLRVYVGYHTWQFGARAFADALPWIAQRLRPHS comes from the coding sequence GTGCCTCCGAACGGGCCAACGCCGCCCCCGCCGGCTCCGACGCCGACTCTGATGCCGCGCTTGCCCGATCCGGACTTCAGCAAGTTCGGGCACGGTATCTCGCTGCTCGGCGGCTGGCTGCCGACCACAATTGAGGTTGTCACGATCGTCGTTGTCATCGCCGCCGTCGGATGGCGATCCAAACGGTGGCGCCTGCTGTGGGTACCCGTCTCGGTGGGTATCGGCGCGCTGGTCGCGGTCACAGCCTGGGCCTGGATGGACTCCGAGGGACTGGCATCGAACCCCGCCCCGCTTCGCCTCTGGCTCTGGACGGGAGCCAGCGCGGCGATGCTGCTGGCGGCGGCTATTGGTTGGACAGCTGCGTCGTGGCGCCGCCGCGTGCTGTCACTGGTGGCGATTCCGCTGACACTGCTGTGCTCGCTGCTGGTGCTCAATCAGTGGGTCGGCTACTACCCAACCGTCGAACGAGCCTGGGGAGACCTCACTTCGGGGCCACTGCCCGATCAGATCGATGCCGGCGAGCTGGCGGGGCTGCGCGACACCCGCCCTGCCACCGGCAAGGTGCTCGTGATCGACACCCCCGACACGGTCAGCGGGTTCAGGCACCGGCACGAGTACGTCTATCTGCCGCCGGCGTGGTTCGCCGGTTCGGTGCCGCCCTCACTGCCGGCTGTGATGATGATCGGCGGTGAGTTCGGCAACGCCTCGAACTGGATTCGGACGGGCAACGCGGTCTCCGCGATCGACGACTTCGCCCGCGCCCACGGCGGTGCTGCTCCAATCTTCGTCTTCGCCGACTCCAGCGGAAGCTTCAACAACGACACCGAGTGTGTGAACGGTCCCCGTGGGAACGCCGCGGACCATCTGGTCGACGAAGTTCGGCCAGATGTCGTCTCGCAGTTCGCCGCTTCCACGGAAGCCGCGGAGTGGGGGGTCGTCGGGTGGTCGGCCGGCGGGACGTGTGCGATGAATCTGGCCGTCATGCATCCGGAACTCTTCACCAGCTTCGTGGACATCGGCGGCGACCGCGGCCCGAACTCCGGTACCAAGGAGCAGACGATCGAACGCCTCTACGCCGGTGACGCCGCCAAGTGGGACGCCTTCGATACCCGCACCGTGATGAGTCGCCACGGGCCCTATACCGGCGTCGCGGGCATGTTCGTGGACTCCCAGGAACCGCCCGACGACAAGAGCGAGAACCTTCCCGAGCGTCAAGTGGAACGCCTGGCGCCGGTCGGGTTCGGCGGTCACGGCGACGAAGATCAGTTCCGCGAGAAGGGTGCACTCCCGGACTTGTGTGTTGCGGCGCAGGCGGTGAACATCGGCTGCACGTTGCGGGTGTACGTGGGATATCACACCTGGCAGTTCGGCGCCCGGGCCTTTGCCGACGCCCTGCCCTGGATCGCGCAGCGCCTCCGGCCTCATAGCTAG
- a CDS encoding SDR family NAD(P)-dependent oxidoreductase, with protein MAFPANPAKNSPFVLVLDAGTDRGFRLARALLAAGNCVVAVDRNAADLVRIGHGHSSAQLFLIVADTTDPTQAEQVMARAHAYFGEATPTLALCADYRRSSAA; from the coding sequence ATGGCATTTCCTGCGAACCCCGCCAAGAACAGTCCGTTCGTTCTGGTCCTCGACGCCGGAACAGACCGGGGATTCCGGCTTGCCCGGGCACTTCTGGCGGCCGGCAACTGCGTCGTGGCCGTCGACCGCAACGCGGCCGACCTGGTGCGAATCGGCCACGGCCACAGCAGCGCCCAGCTGTTCCTGATCGTCGCCGACACCACCGATCCGACGCAGGCCGAACAGGTGATGGCCCGGGCACATGCGTACTTCGGTGAAGCGACTCCTACTCTTGCGCTATGCGCCGACTATCGACGATCCTCGGCTGCCTAG